In a single window of the Bradyrhizobium erythrophlei genome:
- a CDS encoding integrase core domain-containing protein, with amino-acid sequence MSVENPLWGAPRIHGELLKLGFEVAQSSVAKYMVKRRGPPSQGWRTFLRNHAPDIAAMDLFVVPTLGFDLLYAFVIVRLDRRDLVWINVTANPTAKWVARQITEAFPWDEAPRYLIRDRDRIYGRVVTRRVRAMGIRDKPTAPASPWQNGFAERLIGSIRRECVDHIIVLGEAHLRRILKFYADYYSSVRTHRSLNKDAPVSRLVQRAGVIRSRAILGGLHHHYGRI; translated from the coding sequence ATGAGCGTCGAAAACCCGCTTTGGGGCGCGCCACGCATTCACGGCGAACTGCTCAAGCTCGGGTTTGAGGTCGCGCAGTCGAGCGTCGCCAAGTACATGGTCAAACGGCGGGGGCCGCCCAGCCAGGGATGGCGAACCTTCTTGCGTAACCACGCGCCAGACATTGCCGCCATGGACCTGTTCGTTGTTCCAACTCTCGGTTTCGACCTACTCTATGCCTTCGTCATCGTCCGGCTCGACCGCAGAGACCTCGTCTGGATCAACGTCACAGCAAATCCGACGGCGAAATGGGTTGCACGTCAAATAACGGAGGCATTTCCTTGGGATGAGGCCCCGCGCTACCTGATCCGCGATCGCGACCGGATCTATGGCCGCGTCGTCACACGCCGAGTGCGCGCCATGGGCATCCGGGACAAGCCTACCGCACCAGCCTCGCCTTGGCAGAATGGCTTTGCCGAACGGCTGATCGGATCGATCCGGCGTGAGTGTGTGGACCACATCATTGTCCTGGGCGAGGCGCATCTGCGCCGGATTCTGAAATTCTACGCCGACTATTATAGTAGCGTCAGAACGCATCGATCCTTGAATAAGGACGCGCCGGTCTCTCGCTTGGTACAGCGCGCTGGTGTCATTCGTTCACGTGCCATCCTGGGCGGACTTCATCACCATTACGGTCGGATTTAG
- a CDS encoding DUF305 domain-containing protein — translation MQAIAAEMKVRFPIEPRGLLLAVGLGIGGLACVSPAAVAANAEGPFLALNETAMNKMMAGMAVKPTRDADRDFVAMMVPHHQGAIDMAQAELQFGHNQKLLRIAQEIVVEQLQEIAAMRLAIGEPASPTWVTNTAQDAPAAAPPQKAASGSDAAFVSRSNAAMDKMMTDMAVKPTGDVDHDFVAMMVPHHQGAIDMAQAELQYGHSPQLKTVAQEIIVDQMQEITLMRLALGEPLPQSVSSPTQASSGATQHAPAHESDANQTQMRMSAAMQMAPTRPGGAH, via the coding sequence TTGCAGGCGATAGCGGCGGAGATGAAGGTGCGCTTTCCAATTGAACCACGCGGTCTGCTGCTGGCCGTTGGCCTTGGCATCGGTGGATTGGCGTGCGTCTCGCCCGCTGCCGTTGCGGCCAATGCCGAGGGTCCGTTCCTCGCGCTGAATGAAACCGCGATGAACAAGATGATGGCGGGCATGGCCGTGAAGCCCACGCGCGACGCGGATCGCGATTTTGTCGCGATGATGGTGCCGCATCATCAGGGCGCCATCGACATGGCCCAAGCCGAGTTGCAGTTCGGCCATAATCAGAAACTTCTTCGCATTGCCCAGGAGATTGTGGTCGAGCAACTGCAGGAGATCGCGGCAATGCGGCTTGCGATCGGCGAACCCGCTTCGCCTACCTGGGTGACGAATACAGCTCAGGACGCACCGGCGGCAGCTCCTCCGCAGAAAGCCGCGTCGGGCAGTGATGCTGCGTTCGTGAGTCGATCGAATGCGGCGATGGACAAGATGATGACCGACATGGCCGTGAAGCCCACGGGCGACGTCGACCACGACTTCGTCGCGATGATGGTGCCACACCACCAGGGCGCCATCGACATGGCTCAGGCTGAGCTGCAGTACGGACATAGCCCGCAGCTGAAGACGGTCGCGCAGGAGATCATCGTGGATCAGATGCAGGAGATCACGCTGATGCGCCTCGCGCTCGGTGAGCCCCTGCCGCAATCGGTGTCTTCGCCGACCCAGGCTTCCTCCGGCGCGACGCAACACGCGCCGGCGCACGAATCTGACGCCAACCAGACCCAGATGCGGATGTCTGCGGCGATGCAGATGGCTCCGACCAGGCCCGGTGGCGCCCACTGA
- a CDS encoding integrase core domain-containing protein, translating to MDLFVVPTIGFDLLYALVIVRLDRRDLIWINVTRNPNAEWIARQTTEAFPWNEAPGYMIRDRDRIYGTVVTRRLRAMGIRDKPIAPASPWQNGFVERLIGSIRRECLDHVIVLGEMHLRRVLKSYADYYNRFRTRRSLNKDAPVSRSIQRTGVIRSGAIVGGLHHHYGRV from the coding sequence ATGGACTTGTTCGTTGTTCCGACGATCGGTTTCGACCTGCTCTATGCCTTAGTCATCGTCCGGCTAGACCGCAGAGATCTCATCTGGATCAACGTCACAAGAAATCCGAACGCCGAATGGATTGCGCGTCAAACAACGGAAGCATTCCCCTGGAACGAGGCTCCCGGTTACATGATCCGAGACCGCGACCGGATCTACGGCACCGTCGTCACACGCCGACTGCGTGCCATGGGCATCCGGGACAAGCCGATTGCACCGGCCTCACCGTGGCAGAATGGCTTTGTCGAACGGCTGATCGGATCGATCCGGCGTGAGTGTCTGGATCACGTCATTGTCTTGGGCGAGATGCATTTGCGTCGGGTCCTGAAATCCTACGCCGACTATTACAACCGTTTCAGAACGCGTCGTTCTTTGAACAAGGATGCACCGGTCTCTCGCTCGATACAGCGCACCGGTGTCATTCGTTCAGGCGCCATCGTGGGCGGACTTCATCACCACTATGGTCGGGTTTAA
- a CDS encoding YncE family protein, translated as MKRKILAAALLAGTALAGLSPAFAGQAPYGASAPNIPVSSHDRVYTGDQFSNTVSVVDPSDNKTLGVIPLGAPSPANFSPLYKGQVLVHGMGFSPDHRTIGVVSIGSNSVTFIDTATNTVKHITYVGRAPHEAFWTPDGKEVWVTVRGENYVDVLDGKTFEEKTRIITLPGPGMTIFSPDDKYGYVCSSFNPVTDVISVANHKIVGTVKQTSPFCPNIAATPDGKQVWFTLKDTGRTQVFNAKPPFNTLKILDTGPISNHVNIIHNAHGTFAYVTIGGLNEVKVFRTDDFSQVATIPVGALPHGLWPSGDGTRIYVGLENGDAVTAIDTLTNKAIGTTAIGQAPQALTYVPDAVPSGDGMRNLEPLGVAGQATHLTMAAAGAQQGAAPTTVTLFNQGLVQVLEAAVTGLAPKQPYVLALSTKPDGSGPLQPLTTFMTNPAGAAIVNAIGPIRQIVQSNEPSTKQYLVMLPGTPDKPGAPAQVQVAS; from the coding sequence ATGAAGCGTAAGATTCTTGCGGCGGCGCTGCTCGCCGGCACAGCCCTCGCCGGCCTGTCTCCGGCCTTTGCCGGCCAGGCGCCTTACGGCGCATCCGCACCGAACATACCGGTCAGCAGTCATGACCGTGTCTACACGGGTGACCAGTTCTCCAACACCGTCTCGGTGGTCGATCCGTCCGACAACAAGACGCTCGGCGTTATCCCGCTTGGTGCCCCGTCGCCGGCGAATTTCAGCCCGCTGTACAAGGGCCAGGTGCTCGTGCATGGCATGGGCTTCTCGCCGGATCACCGCACCATCGGCGTGGTCTCGATCGGCTCCAACTCGGTGACGTTCATCGACACCGCGACCAACACCGTGAAGCACATCACCTATGTCGGCCGCGCGCCGCACGAAGCCTTCTGGACGCCCGATGGCAAGGAGGTGTGGGTCACGGTGCGCGGTGAGAACTATGTCGACGTGCTCGATGGCAAGACCTTCGAGGAGAAGACCCGGATCATCACGCTGCCCGGTCCCGGCATGACCATCTTCTCGCCTGACGACAAATACGGCTATGTCTGCTCGTCGTTCAATCCGGTCACCGACGTGATCTCCGTCGCCAACCACAAGATCGTTGGGACGGTCAAGCAGACGAGCCCCTTCTGCCCGAACATCGCGGCCACACCGGATGGCAAGCAGGTCTGGTTCACGCTGAAGGATACCGGAAGGACCCAAGTCTTCAACGCCAAGCCGCCCTTCAACACGCTGAAGATCCTCGACACCGGCCCCATCTCCAATCACGTGAACATCATCCACAACGCGCACGGCACCTTTGCCTACGTGACGATCGGCGGCCTGAACGAGGTGAAGGTGTTCCGCACCGACGACTTCTCGCAGGTCGCGACCATCCCCGTGGGCGCGCTGCCGCATGGCCTTTGGCCCTCGGGTGACGGCACCCGGATCTATGTCGGCCTCGAGAACGGCGACGCCGTCACCGCCATCGACACGCTCACCAACAAGGCCATCGGCACGACGGCGATCGGTCAGGCGCCGCAGGCACTGACCTATGTGCCCGACGCGGTGCCGAGCGGGGACGGAATGCGGAACCTCGAGCCGCTGGGCGTGGCCGGCCAGGCGACGCACCTGACGATGGCGGCCGCTGGCGCCCAGCAGGGTGCAGCCCCGACGACCGTGACCCTGTTCAACCAGGGGCTTGTCCAGGTACTGGAGGCCGCAGTGACCGGGCTCGCGCCGAAACAGCCCTACGTCCTGGCTCTCTCCACGAAGCCGGATGGCAGCGGCCCGCTGCAGCCGCTGACGACCTTCATGACCAACCCGGCGGGGGCGGCGATCGTCAATGCCATCGGACCGATCCGCCAGATCGTCCAGAGCAATGAGCCCTCGACGAAGCAGTATCTCGTCATGCTGCCGGGAACGCCGGACAAGCCCGGTGCGCCGGCCCAGGTGCAGGTCGCGAGCTGA